The Novipirellula artificiosorum genome contains a region encoding:
- a CDS encoding sugar phosphate nucleotidyltransferase, producing MSNRNEPCAVVLAAGKGTRMKSNLPKVLCPVVDRAMIHFVLDALEKAGIRRQIIVVGYEADAVKKELAGREGDIEFVLQEEQLGTGHAVQMAHSALKSQVGPTIVVAGDSPLIQPTSLKKLLDHFAETRPALLLGTLEKSNPEGLGRIVRDGAGAFWGIVEHKDATDEQRKICEVNMSTYLFHTPDLLDSLSKLSNNNTQSEYYLTDCAKLLREAGRVVEAIAVLEPCESLSINNTDELKLVDETMRSMGY from the coding sequence ATGTCGAACCGGAATGAACCCTGCGCCGTCGTCCTGGCCGCCGGCAAAGGGACACGAATGAAAAGCAATCTGCCGAAGGTGTTGTGCCCGGTCGTCGACCGGGCCATGATTCATTTCGTGCTCGATGCACTTGAAAAAGCGGGGATTCGTCGCCAAATCATTGTGGTAGGCTATGAGGCCGATGCGGTCAAAAAGGAACTGGCCGGCCGCGAGGGTGACATTGAATTTGTGCTGCAAGAGGAACAACTGGGTACCGGCCATGCGGTCCAAATGGCTCACTCGGCCCTCAAGTCCCAAGTCGGACCGACCATTGTGGTTGCGGGCGACTCGCCGTTGATTCAGCCAACGAGCCTCAAGAAGCTGCTCGACCATTTTGCCGAAACCAGGCCCGCGCTGCTGCTCGGGACGCTCGAGAAGAGCAACCCCGAAGGGCTCGGTCGGATCGTTCGTGATGGGGCGGGAGCGTTTTGGGGAATTGTCGAGCACAAGGACGCGACGGACGAGCAGCGAAAGATCTGCGAAGTGAACATGAGTACGTATTTGTTCCATACGCCCGATTTACTCGATTCGTTGTCCAAACTGAGCAACAACAACACTCAAAGCGAGTATTATCTAACGGACTGTGCCAAGTTGTTGCGGGAAGCGGGCCGCGTCGTCGAAGCGATCGCCGTTTTGGAGCCGTGCGAGTCGCTTTCGATCAACAACACCGACGAGCTAAAATTGGTCGACGAAACGATGCGATCGATGGGATATTAG